Below is a window of Halomicrobium mukohataei DSM 12286 DNA.
CTGCACGTTCTACGCCGAAGAAGACGGCGTCGGATCCTGTACGGTCCACGAGGACCGGCCGCTGATCTGCCAGACGTACCCGTTCTCGGTGGCGCTCGACAACACCGTCCAGCCGATGGGCGAGGCCGTCGACGAGGCGGGACTCGTCCGCGCCCACGAGTGTGAGGGGCTCGGCCGCGACATCGAACGCGAAGACGCCGAGAAACTGGCCGCGACGCTCAAAGAGCGGGCGATCCGCGAACTGGAAGAAGCGATCGCAGTGAGAGACAGCTACGAGCCGGTCGAGCGCGCGGACGGCGAGGTGGTCGTCTACGACTCAGAAGGAGCGAAACGGCCCGACGGCACGCCTCGCTAGACGGTCTCGTCGATGATCTCGCCGACGGCGAAGTTCGACTTGACTTCGCTGACTTCGACCTTGACGCGCTCGCCGATCTCAGCGCCGGGGACGATGATCACGTAGCCCCGTTCGACGCGGGCGATGCCGTCGCCTTGCTTGCCGATGTCTTCGATCTCCACGTAGCGGATCTCGCCCGGTTCGACCGGGGGCTGGGGCTCCGAAGACGGCGTCTGTGACGGCTGTGGCGACGGCTCCTCGCTCTCCTCGCTCGCTTCGTCGGCCCGGATCAGCGCGACGCGATACGTCTCGCCGGGATCGACGGATCCGGTGTCGACCTCCCGCTGTGGGACCTCCACGGTGTAGCGGTCGCCCTCGTCAGTGATCTCCGCACTAAACAGACACAGTAGTTTCTCCGAGATTTCCAAGGCTGTAGACCTCCGCTTTTCGTATGTACATCCATTAATAAAGTATTTGCCGTCGGTCTCGGGAGAGACGCCCCTCGCTCGCACCGAACGTCGGGGCGTCGGGAGGAACTATTACATACGATGGCTCGGTAACTACAGCTGTAATACCTATGTCTCGCATCACGAAGGGGGTCTCGCTGCTCGGGACGCTCGTCGCGGTCGCGACCGTGTTTACGCCCGCGGTGTACGCGGTCAGTCACACACAGGCGCTGGCGAACGTCTTGCTGGGCCAGTTCGCCGCGATGACGATCGGCTACACGGCGTACCGCATCGCGTCCGGAAAGCGGCCGACGCTCCGACCGGCACTGGTCGGCCTGCTCTGCGGGCTCGGAATCGCGATCTCGCCCGTGGTGCTCGTCCCGGTCACCGGTTTCACGACGGTGACGATGTTCGGCGGCGGCTTCGTCGCCGCGATCGGTCTCTACGGCGTCGTCGCGAGTCAGCTCGGCGAAGACGAGGAGCGGATTCCGGACCTGTCGGCAGAACGCAGTCCCGACGAGAGCCCGAAAGCAGCCTGATACTGTCGCCGGCCGTCCCCGCCCCCGGAACGACTTCTCTGGACACAGTGACTACCGGCGGTGTCAGGCGTCCCGAAGCGCGTCGAGATCGACGCCGTACCGTGCGAACCGACGGCTCAACGGCGGGTGTGTCGCGGTGACCCGTGCGACCAGCCCGCGCCCCTCGCCGGTCGCGGGAGCGGCGAGCGGTCCGTCCGCTCCCGAAGCCTCGTTGCGGGCAGTCGTGACGCCCAACAGCCCCCGGCAGAACGCGTTCGCGCCGGCAATCGCGACCGCCCGGTCGTCGGCCTGTCGCTCTTCGAGACGCCGTCCCAGCGCGACCAGTGCGAGCGGAACCAGTACCACGCCGAGACTCCCAGCGAGGTAGTACAGCTGTGGGAGTGCGGTACGCCGTAAGACACCAGTCCCGACGTAGACGGCGAGTCCGACGAGCGACAGCGCGGGACCGAGGTGCTGCCCGACCACGACCCAGAACACCGCGGCTCCGACGACGTGTGCGACCGGGTCTCGGCTGTCGAGCCAGTCGATGTGGCCGCCGTCGAGGTGCGCGAGTTCGTGCCCCACCACACCCCGGAGCGCCTCACAGTCGAGGTCGTCGACGATCCGTTCCGAGAGGAGCAAGACCGGCCCGTCCCCGCCCTGGAGGACGGTGACGCCGGGCTCGGGCGACGACTCGACGACGACGCGAGGCGTCGAAACGTCGACTCGATCGGCCACGTCGGTCACCAGCTCGCGGAGGCGTCGGTCGGCGGGTCGTCCCGTCTGCGCTGCGGTGTCGAGGATCCTGCGACGGGTGAGCCTGCCGACGGCGCGTTCCAGCCCGACGCTGCCAGCGACCAGCGCCGCGACGGCGACCGGCTGGAGACCGGTGAGCCAGCAGGCCGTCACGGCGGCGAGGAGACACGCGACCAGCGCGCCGTCGACGAGACGGCCGGCGGTCTCGGTCCCGAGGGCGTCGGGCAGGATCCTCTCGACCATCGAACGCCGGAGCGTAGGGCTCCCGCGAGCAAATACGTGCGGGTCGAGATCACTCGTATCGGAGGGCGTCGATCGGATCGACGCGGGCGGCCCGCCACGCGGGGTAGAGCCCCGCGACGACGCCGACCAGCACGCCGACCAGCACGGCCAGCGCCGACCAGACGGGTGCGAACGCGAAGCCCACCTCGGCGTAGCGGGTCGCGCCCCAGGCGACCGCGAGCCCCAGTGGGAGTCCGAGCAACGCGCCCCCGGCACCCAGCAGCGTCGCCTCCAGCAAGAACAGCTCCATCACGTCGCGGTTGCGCGCGCCGACGGCCTTCATGATCCCGATCTCGCGGGTGCGCTCGGTGACGCTGACCAGCATGATGTTGGCGATGCCGATCGCGCCCACCACCAGCGCGATGACCGCGATCCCCGTGACGAAGCGCGTGATCTGGTCGATCACGTCGCTGATCTGCTCGGCGAAGTCACCGCTGGTCCGGGCGACCAGTTCGACGCCGTCGGGCGCGAGCTGGCGGGCGTCGGACCGCTCCTGTAAGTACGTCTCGACCGCGTCGGTGACGGCCAGCGTCGAGGCCGGATCGGAGATCACGGTCGCCTGCGGGTACGCGCGCAGCCGGGCGTTCGCGTTCGGACTCTCGACGACGCTCTCGTAGAAGGGATCGGCGGGGACGTAGAGCCCCGGCTGCGGGCCGAAGTCGCCCACCGGCAACTCACCGGCGGTCCCGTTGACGATGCCGACGACCGTCAGCGTCCACGTCTCGTCGGCGCGGTCGACCGTGATCTCGTCGCCGACGGTGACGTTCTCCTCGAAAGTGGCCTCGGCCGCGGCGCGGTTGAGCACCGTCTCGTTCGCACCGCGCTCGAAGCTCCGCCCGGCGACCAGCGTCTCGTCGGTGACGGCCTCGGGCGTCGTGGCCGTCGCCTGCTGGAGCGCCACCGTGTCCCCGCGGTGAGTCACCGCGTTGATCGGGATCGTCCCGCGGGGAACGACCGCCTCGACGCCGTCGATCTCCGCGAGGCGGTCGAGGTCGTACTCGGTGAACACGGGCTGGAGCGCCTGCTGGAACCCCTCCTCGTCGGCTGGCTGGCCGAGCACGTAGACGTTGTTCGCGCCCGAGTCGGCGATTCCCCCGACGATCTCGGCCTGGACGCTCGCGCCGAAGGTCGCGAAGGTGACGACCGAGGCGATACCGATGACGACGCCGATCACCGTCAGCGTCGAGCGCAGCTTGTGCGAGCGGATCGAGCGGGCCGCGATCGTGAACGACTCGCGCGGGTCCATCAGTCGCTCAGCTCCTCGATCCGTTCGATCGCGCCGTCTCTGACGTGGACGATGCGCTCGGCGTGGGCCGCGATACGGCGCTCGTGTGTCACCAGCAGGATCGTGTTGCCGGCCGCGTGGAGGTCGTCGAGCAGGCTCATGATCCGCTCGCCCGTCTCGGTGTCGACGTTGCCGGTCGGTTCGTCGGCCAGGATCAGCTCCGGGTCCGGTGCCAGCGCGCGGGCGATGGCGACCCGCTGGCGCTGGCCGCCGCTGAGCTCGGTCGGCCGGTGGTCCAGTCGCTCGCCCAGTCCCACGTCGGCGAGCAGGTCGCGGGCGCGCTCGCGGCGTTCGGTGCGCCCCCAGCCGTCGAACACGAGCGGCATGGCGACGTTCTCGACCGCGGTCAGCCGGGGCATCAGATTGAACGTCTGGAAGACGAACCCGACGCGACTGCCCCGGATGGCAGCCCGCTCGCCCTCCGTGGCGGCCGAGAGGTCCCGCCCGCCGACGGTGACCGTTCCCTCCGTGGCGGTGTCCAGTCCGCCGACGAGATTCAAGAGGGTGCTCTTGCCCGAGCCGCTCGGCCCCATCACGGCGGTGTAAGAGCCCCGAGGCAGCGAGAGGGAGACGCCGGCAAGCGCCTCCACGACGCCGCCCAGATCGTACGTCTTGCGCACCCCGGACAGCGTGACCACGTCGTCCGCGTCAGCCTGAGCCATTCGCTCTCGCTAGGGCCGGGACACCTATCAGCGTTGTCCGAACCCCTCGAATATCGGACAGCAAGAACACACTTTACAGTCGAGCCCTAACCCCGAGCAATGAGCCCCAGACTGAACGGTCGCCGCGGTCTCGTCCTCCTCCTGGTCGCCGCCGTCGCCGTCGCTGGCTCGGCGGCAGTCAC
It encodes the following:
- a CDS encoding YkgJ family cysteine cluster protein, which produces MTLASDLERARELDVGELADAIEAIGFECTRCGECCTATEPAVDPADEEDTAESAENEPHTATIFPDEIRQLRDDGRDFRDIARPMPYGLSETADGVEGETFEWALQTDGCGDCTFYAEEDGVGSCTVHEDRPLICQTYPFSVALDNTVQPMGEAVDEAGLVRAHECEGLGRDIEREDAEKLAATLKERAIRELEEAIAVRDSYEPVERADGEVVVYDSEGAKRPDGTPR
- a CDS encoding TRAM domain-containing protein gives rise to the protein MEISEKLLCLFSAEITDEGDRYTVEVPQREVDTGSVDPGETYRVALIRADEASEESEEPSPQPSQTPSSEPQPPVEPGEIRYVEIEDIGKQGDGIARVERGYVIIVPGAEIGERVKVEVSEVKSNFAVGEIIDETV
- a CDS encoding M48 family metallopeptidase; the encoded protein is MVERILPDALGTETAGRLVDGALVACLLAAVTACWLTGLQPVAVAALVAGSVGLERAVGRLTRRRILDTAAQTGRPADRRLRELVTDVADRVDVSTPRVVVESSPEPGVTVLQGGDGPVLLLSERIVDDLDCEALRGVVGHELAHLDGGHIDWLDSRDPVAHVVGAAVFWVVVGQHLGPALSLVGLAVYVGTGVLRRTALPQLYYLAGSLGVVLVPLALVALGRRLEERQADDRAVAIAGANAFCRGLLGVTTARNEASGADGPLAAPATGEGRGLVARVTATHPPLSRRFARYGVDLDALRDA
- a CDS encoding ABC transporter permease; amino-acid sequence: MDPRESFTIAARSIRSHKLRSTLTVIGVVIGIASVVTFATFGASVQAEIVGGIADSGANNVYVLGQPADEEGFQQALQPVFTEYDLDRLAEIDGVEAVVPRGTIPINAVTHRGDTVALQQATATTPEAVTDETLVAGRSFERGANETVLNRAAAEATFEENVTVGDEITVDRADETWTLTVVGIVNGTAGELPVGDFGPQPGLYVPADPFYESVVESPNANARLRAYPQATVISDPASTLAVTDAVETYLQERSDARQLAPDGVELVARTSGDFAEQISDVIDQITRFVTGIAVIALVVGAIGIANIMLVSVTERTREIGIMKAVGARNRDVMELFLLEATLLGAGGALLGLPLGLAVAWGATRYAEVGFAFAPVWSALAVLVGVLVGVVAGLYPAWRAARVDPIDALRYE
- a CDS encoding ABC transporter ATP-binding protein, which encodes MAQADADDVVTLSGVRKTYDLGGVVEALAGVSLSLPRGSYTAVMGPSGSGKSTLLNLVGGLDTATEGTVTVGGRDLSAATEGERAAIRGSRVGFVFQTFNLMPRLTAVENVAMPLVFDGWGRTERRERARDLLADVGLGERLDHRPTELSGGQRQRVAIARALAPDPELILADEPTGNVDTETGERIMSLLDDLHAAGNTILLVTHERRIAAHAERIVHVRDGAIERIEELSD